One Pirellulales bacterium genomic window, GCTCGACATCGTGCAGCATCATATCTTGAAAAATGCCCGGCGATATCTTTCCGGCGGCCGCACCGAATGCTCCCCCCAGCACCATCCCAAACAAGGCCACGATCGTAACCGTGACGACGACCGACACGGCTGTGAGTCGAGTTCTTGCGGACGGATGAGGCATGGCATGATCCTCGCGGAGAAACGGTCAACAAGCCCATATCGGCCGCGCAGCGCAGCTTGCCCGGCCATAAACGGCATTTTACACTAGGAACTTGATATGGCCCGCCGCGGCGCCGGTCTTTGAATCCCCGCCCCCGTTCCGGCGTTTTGAATTCTGCCGGGCTCCCTCACGCTGTTGGAACTCCTCATGCCGCGCTCTTACTGTGCTGTTTGGTTGGCGGGGTGCATCGTGGCGTTGGTCGCGTCGACGACGGCGGCCGCCGATAAGCTTTCGGACTCGCCGCAACTGGTCGCGCCGACCGAGGCGATTTCTGCCGCCGAGCAGCAGAAGAAATTCCGCTTGCCGCCGGGCTTTTCGATCCAGCTCGTGGCGGCCGAGCCCGAGATTCGCAAGCCGATGAATCTCAATTTCGACGTGCATGGCCGGCTGTACGCCACGCAGTCGGAGGAATATCCGTTTCCGGCCAAGGAGGGGGAGCCGCGGCGCGATGTGATCAAACGCTTTGACAACATCGGCGCCGACGGTAGGCCAGCGAACGTTGTTACCGTGGTGCAGGGTTTGAACATCCCGATCGGCCTGCTGCCGCGCGAAGATGCGCTGATCTACTACAACATTCCCGAAATCTATCGCGCCGCCGACCCGCAGCACGACGGCCACTACCAGCCGGGGCAGCCGATCTACAGCAGCTTCGGTTTTCGCGATACGCACGGCATGGCCAGCAGCTTTACCCGCTGGCTCGATGGCTGGGTTTACGCCTGTCACGGTTTCTCGAACGATTCGAATGTAAAAGGGGCCGACGGCAAAGCCGTGAAGATGAACTCCGGCAACACGTATCGGTTTCGGCCCGACGGCTCGCACATCGAGCAGTTCACGCACGGCCAGGTGAACCCGTTCGGCCTGGCGATGGATCCGCTGGGGAACCTGTACTCCTCCGATTGCCATACAAAGCCGATCTACATGCTATTGCGCGGCGCGTGGTATCCCAGCTTTGGCAAGCCGCACGACGGGCTGGGCTACGGTCCGGAAATGATCGAGCATTTTCACGGCTCGACCGGTATCGCCGGGGTCGTCTATTACACGGCCGACCATTTTCCCGCCGAATATCGCGACACGGTGTTCATCGGCAACCCAGTGACGGGCAAGATCAATCACGACCGTTTCGAGCAGCACGGTTCGAGCTACAAGGCGATCGAGCAGCCTGACTTCATCGCCTGCGACGATCCTTGGTTTCGGCCCGTCGATATCAAGCTCGGCCCCGACGGCGCACTGTACATCGCCGATTTCTACAACTGTATCATCGGGCATTACGAGGTGCCGCTTACGCATCCACGCCGCGACCGCAGCCTGGGGCGCATTTGGCGCGTGGTGTACACGGGAACTGAGAAGACGCCGGCAGCGCCGCCTCGCTCCATGCCTGACCTGACCGGATTGCGGGCGGAACAGCTGATGGATCTGCTCGGCGATCCGAACCTGACGGTGCGCGTGTTGGCCAGCGAGCGCTTGACGACACTGCTCGGCACCGGCGAGAGCGTGGCGACGAGCCATCGCGATTTGCTAAAGGCAGCGATCGGCTCGACGGCGACCGACGACGCCATCGCCGCGCGCAGGGCGCACGCCTTGTGGCTCGCGGAACGAGCTTTGGCCGACGGCTTGCCGCGTGACGCTGTCGAACGGTTGGCGAACGATCCGTCGCGCCTGGTGCGCGTGCACCTGGTAAAAGCCCTGGCCGAGCGCGACGATTGGAGTCGCTCAGGCGATTGGTTCGCGCTGGTGCGCGAGAAGCTCAAAGATACCGATCCGTTCGTGCGCCGCGCGGCCGCTGATGCCCTGGGCCGACATCCGGCAGCTGAGAACGTCGAGCCGCTTTTGGCCCTGTGGGCTGAAACGCCTGGGGACGACACGCACTTGATCCACACCGTGCGGATGGCGCTGCGCGATCAACTGCTGCTGCCGGGTAGCTATGGTTCCCTGGCGGCTCTTGTTGCGGCAAAGCCTGAATATGCGGCGCGGCTGGCGGACGTGAGCCTGGGCGTGCGTAACGGCGAATCGGCGGCTTACCTGCTTTCGTTTGCTGAAACACACGCGCTTGACGATGGGCCGCTGGCCGAGTACTTGCACGACGCGGTGCGCTATACGACCGACGAGCAATTTGCCGACGCCATGCGTCGCGCTCAGGCCGTCGCGGCCGGTTCGTATTCCCGGCAGCAAAGTTCGCTCTTGTCGCTGGCTCGGGCCGCGCAAGAACGCGCCAAGCCGGTGCCGGCATTTACGAGCGATTGGGCGGCGCGTGTGGCGACGGTTCTGCTCGCGCAGTCCGATCGACCGAGTGTCGACCGTGGCATCGAGCTTGCGCGGCAGTTGCACGTGGCGCCGGCGTTCGATGCGCTGGCGGTGCTGGCCGGGCGCGAATCGAAACTGCCCGAGGCGCGCGGCGCGGCGCTTGATGGCTGTGTGGCCATTGATGGTGGCCGCGCTTTGCCGATTGCCCGCACGATCCTGACCGACGCGGCGGAAGGGATGCCGATGCGGCAGAAGGCGGCGACGGTGCTGGCGGCCATGAACCTGCCGGATGGCCGCGCGGCGCTTGCCGAACAATTGAAGGCCGCGCCCGATCGCCTGGCCATTGAAATCGCCCGCGGCCTGGCCGGCACGGCCGACGGGGGCGAGGCGCTTCTGGCCGAAGTGGCCGCGGGACGTTGCTCGCCGCGACTGCTCAAGGACGCGGCCGTGGAACAAAAACTCGCCGCGGCGAAGCTGCCCGAGCTTAATGATCGGCTGGCGAAACTGACGGCCGATCTGCCCCCGGCCGATGCGCGCCTCGCGGAACTGGTCGACGCGCGTCGCGCAGGCTTTGGCAAAGCACAGGTCGATGCCGTTGCTGGTCGGCAGGTGTTCACGAAAATCTGCGCCGCCTGCCATCAATTAGGCGGCCAGGGAGCTAAGATCGGGCCGGGGCTCGACGGCGTCGGCCTGCGGGGGCTCGATCGCTTGCTCGAAGACACGCTCGACCCGAGCCGCAACGTCGATCAGGCATTCCGCACCACGCTCATCAATACCACCGGCGGCAATGTGATCTCGGGATTGCTCTTGCGCGAGGAAGGCGAAGTGCTGGTGCTGGCCGACGCCCAAGGCAAGGAAATCCGCCTGCCGCGGGGCGAAGTCGAAGAACGCTCGTTGAGCAAGCTTTCGCCCATGCCGGCTAACGTGGTCGACTTGATCCCTGAGGCCGATTACTACAATCTGCTGGGATTCTTGCTCGAGCAGAAACAAAAGACGGAAACGGCGAGCAGTAATTAGTCGGCAGAGGGCAGCAGGCAGCGGGCGGCAGACAGAACGTATTCGGAGATACCGAGGATGATCCCTTATTTCGTTGATAAGTCGCAGTGCTCGAACCACCAGATCTTTCCTGGTGTGCAGATCTTTACCACGCACGGCGATCACTTGATGCTGTCGCTGGTCGAGTTCGAGCCGCATTCCGTGGTCGAAGCGCACAGCCATCCGCACGAGCAGATGGGGCTGATGCTCGAAGGCGAAGCCGAATTCATCGTCGGCGGCGAATCGAAAATCGTGCGGGCCGGCGAGATGTGGCGCATCCCCGGCGGCGTGGTCCACAAGGTGATCGCCGGCGATAAGCCCGTGAAGGCGCTCGATGTGTTTTATCCGATCCGCGACGATTACAAATGAAGCGCGGAGTGATGAGTGCTGAGTGATGAACTAAAAGACAGGCATGTTCTAATCTCTTTCGTTCATCACTCATCACTCCTCGCTCATCACTTACAAGAGCGGGCTCAAGAGCCGCGCCGCGTTGTCGACGAAGCGGACGGCGAACGACCGTTTCTCCCAGCGCTTGCGGTCCATGGCCGCGGACTTGTCGACGTACGAATTCTGCAGCGCCCGCAGCCGGCCTGTGAAATCGGGGTCGTAGAGCGCCATCGTGATCTCGAAATTCAGCTGCAGGCTGCGCGGATCGAGATTCAAGCTGCCAAAAAGCGACAGCCGGTCGTCGACCGTCACCGATTTGGTGTGCAATAGCCCGCCCTTGAAGAGCATGATGCGCACGCCGGCGGCCAGCAATTCTCCTTTGTGCGCCTGGCTGGCCATCCGCACCAATCGAGAGTCAACGCGCTCGGGCAGGATAATCGTCACCTGCACGCCGCGCCCCGCCGCCGACAATAGCGCGGTCAGCAAAAGCTCGTCGGGCACGAAATAGGGCGTCGTCAGCACCAACTCGCGCCGCGCGCTGTAGATCGCCGACAGCAGGACGGCTTGGATCGCCTGCACGGGCAGCACAGGCCCTGATGGAATCACCTGCACCGCCGAGGCGCCGGCATCGGCCACTTCGTGAACGTCGCCCGTCTGTTGAAGCTGTTCGATTCCCTCGCCTGTTTCGAGTTCCCAATCTTCGAGAAACGTGACGCCGAGCGCCTCAACCGCAGGGCCGCGCATGCGGACCATGGCGTCGACCCACTGACCGACGCCGGCGTTTTGCTTGAAGAAACGCGGATCAACCAGGTTCTGGCTGCCGGTATAGGCAATTTCGCCGTCGATCACGACGATCTTGCGATGCATGCGCAGGTCGAGGCGATAGAAGAGCATCCGCAGCAGATTGGCCGGCAGCGCCGCGTGCAGCGCAACGCCGCCGTCCTTCAAACGTCGGCACGGCTCGCTTGCGAGGAATTCCTTGCTGCCGACGGCGTCGACCAGCACCCGGCAGATCACGCCGCGCGCCGCGGCGCGGAGCAAAGCTTCGACGACCAGGTCCGCGTCGCCACCCGCGGCCCAGATGTAGAACTCGAGGTGTACGGTGCGCCGTGCGGCATCGATATCGGCCACCAGCGAGCGGAAGGTCGCCCCGGCGTCGGTGATCAGCTGCACGTCGTTGGCCGGCATGGCGGGAATGCCGACAGCGCGATCGCAAAGCGTCGACAACGATTGACAGGCCGCGCCCAGGGGTTCCCAATCGACCTCTCGGCGCTGGTTGAGATCGGCCAGCCATTGGCGGTATGGCCCGTGAATGCGCGCGGCCCATTCCGCGCGGCGGCGCCCCAGGCGCAGCTCGCCGAACATCAGGTAGAGAACGGCGCCGCCGATCGGAAAGATCAAAACCACGGTCAGCCAGGCGAGCGTGAAGCCAACCGGCCGGCCGCGCATGATGACGCGCAAAGAGAGCCCCAGCCGGATGAGCCAATCGGCGATGAACAGCGTCGTCGACCAGTCGATCGATTCGAAGAAGTCGAACATCAATCTCGATCCGCCGAACTCAGGATGTCAGTTGCGTGTCTGGACTATAGAATTCGCGGCCGTGACCGCCAAGCAAGAGTAGCTCGCGGGGTGAATCGCCGTGGCCTGGCGGTCGGCCCCGCGTACAATGGGGCAGCGAAGCGAGATTCCGATCGCGAAACAAGGCAAGGACGACACATGTCTCAAGAACGCGGCTGGATGACGGGACGGGCGATCGGCATCGTAGCCGAAGACAAAATCCTGGCCGCGCAGGCCGCCGGACACTTCGATCACATGCCCGGCTTCGGGAAACCGCACCCGATTTTTGATGAGGAATACGACCCTCACTGGTGGATTCGGCGCAAGCTCGCGCACGAGGGGCTCACCGGACCGGAACAGGTCCGCGCCCTGCGGCCCGATGGCAGCTAAGCCGCTGACGCGAAGGCTGGCATGCCTGGCAATGGTTCCGAAACAATGGTCGGCACGCGCTGATGCTGACGCGCAATCATCGGAAATGACGGCAACCGCCAATCTCTCGCGTATTCGAGCAACCAGCCAGCGAAAACCATAATGCCCAGCGGGTGCAGGGCCGCGGCCAGTGGAAACATCGGCTGCAGGGCGCGCTCGACCTGTCCCAGCCCGCCGAGCACGGTGAGGCCGAAGGCCAGGAGCATCAACGACCGGCCGCGCTCGATCGAAAAAGCGGTGATGAGTCCCCAGGCCGTGAGCGGGGCAATCAGTCCGAAGGTGGCGCGTTCGGTGCCTGGGCCAAACGACAATTGCCACGCCGCCCAGATACCGAGTAAGAACGTCGACATCTGCTTGGTCGAAGCGCCTCGCTGTTTCTGCCACAGGCACGAGGCGAGCACGAGAATGCCAAAGGAAACTTGCCAGATGGCGTAGGCGGTCGTATCGGGGCGTTGAAATACTTCGAGCAGCGTCCACATATCGTGGTAATCGTGGCGAATTTGCATCTTTCCCGTCAGTGCTCGATGCCAATCAGCGTAGCGGGCCCACACGAGCCAAGGCCACTTGATAGCCAGCGGCAGCGCCGCCACAGCCACGAGCGCTGCTACGAAGCGCGCCGTCAATGCTCGCGGCCAGCAGGCAATGATCAATAGCGCCGCCGCGGCTGGCCAGACCTTGATGTGCACCGGCACAGCCAAAAACAGTGCTGCCACCGCCCAGCGACGCTGCGCCACGGCCAATAGGGCCGCGACCAGGCACGTGAGAATTAGCATGTTCGTTTGCGCGGTCCAAAAGCCGCGATAGGTCGCTAATAGCACCAAGATCAGGAAGGCTCCTTCCTGGTTGGGACTCCACCGGCCGGGCAAAATGTCGCGCACCAGCGCGCGCAGCGCCCATGCGAATGCCGCCAGGTTGAACCACATCCAGAGAAGCGAGCCCAACCACATCGGCAAAAGCGTCAAGGGCGTAAAAAGGAAGGCGAACGTTGGTCCGTAACGAAACTCGTAGAATGAGCCCTGGTACATATTGAGATCGGCCAGCCACAACTCGGCACCCGTTTCGAAACTTGAGTAACTGTTGTGCTTCACGGGCGACACGACGGCCTTTCCCCCACACACGACGAAGAACACGATCCACAGCGATACCGCCAACTGAAACAATCGTGTCGGCTTTTCGCCGCGGACCGGCAGAATTTCCCACCAGTTCGTCGCGTCGGACAATCGATAAACGATCGTCGACACCTCTGACGTCCGACCCGCAGACCGCTGCGGTGCGGCACCGTCTGGCTGAAGGGGCGGCGCATTGATCGGAAGAACGAGCCGATGGCGAAGACCCTCACGGGGATCCTTTAGCAGGTTCGTGTTCGGCATGGTTCCGCCCGCTCTTCTATTGGTTGTCTGCTATTTCACGCCGCGGCGCGACGAATCTGTCGATGAAGATCGGCCAAGCGCCCTAAGGTGACTCGACGGGATTTCAAGCGTTCGGCCAGTCGCGGCGATTCGAGAAGCGCGAGCTCTTCCGGTCGCCGCGCGCTCAAGGGGTCGTGCCAACCGTCGCTGATTTCGTTGGGACGGACCCGTTCGTCAGCCAGGCCTGGATGCATGCCGATTTCCACGGTTTGGTCGCTTCCTGCGCGCGAAAGAAACAGATCGATCGTGCGCAGATTCAAACGTCCGGCGTGCGCCGTGCCAAAGAAACATTGCGGCGCGGCGGCTATCGCCGTGGCGGGACTGGCCGCGAACTGCCGCGCGTAGTAGTGTTTCACGCGCGCCAGCATCCATTCGCGCAATCGAAAACCGTGGGCGAGGGTCGTTCTGGCCAGCGCTGGTTCAAGCGCCACGCGCACCGTGGGTATCGCGAACCGCGAGAGCAACTCGGGCAACAGGCCGGAGACGACCGGCAACAACTCTACATATTGATGGCCGTTGAGATGTGTTGGCTGCACACCGTGATCGACGGTCCAGGCGATCTGCGCGGCTAGCTCGTCGCGAACCTGTGGAGCGTAGCGCTGGCCTTGACTGCGCCGCAGAGTCGCGTAGAGCGCGAAAATCCCAGGGAATCGACCTTCACGGTCTAAAAGCGCTGCGGGGTATTTTTCGCCCGTCAGCGGCCGCCCTTGCGTGAGATTCAGATGCACGCCCATGTCGGCGGGGCGTCGCGCGTCGTCCAGCTCGCGGCGCAATGTGAGTGACGGCCAGTTGTCGGAGCCGCGTCGGGCGAGCTGCTGCCAGGCGGCCAGCGCCGGCGCAGCATAAGGCGCATTGGCGAGCACCGACGTACTGGTCAATAAGCCGTGCGTGAATCCGCGCAGGATTCCATCCGTCACCGCCTGGTTCAGGCCGAAATCATCGGCGTGTAGCACAACGGTCAGGGCCACGCTTCGTCCCCGAACAATGGTCCTCGCTGGGCGCGAGGTCGACGAAAGATCACGGACGCCGCAACGACCACGGCGACCCTGAGAACGTGGTGGATATAGTCGATTGACGCCGTTGTGACTACGTCAGATTGACGTTCGGCGAATTGGGTTCGGCGCGATGCGTTTGCCGTCGGCGCGCGACTTGATCAGGTCCGGGGTTAAAAGCATTAGCCCGGCGACGCCCAATGATTTAACCGCTTACGCCGCGCGGCGGGCCGGCGGCGCCGACAAACGCCCCCAATCGGCCGGTAGTTCCGGCGACAGTTGCAACTGATCAAGGCGGGCACGCATTTTCACGACGTCCAACAGCATCGGCAACGCGTGTCGCGCGAGCGATACCGTCGAGGCCATTTCATTCACCAGCGTCACCGGCAGGCAACGATGCGCGAGTTTCAGACGACGCGCTAGCAATACCACTTCGGTGTCGAACGCAAAGCCATCGACGGTCATTCGTGAGAATATCTCCACGGCCGCGCGCCGGCTGAACAGCTTCAGCCCGCATTGGGTGTCCGTGACATCGGTCGACACCAGGCATTTCACGACTCCGTGAAAAGCACGCGAAGCAATGCGACGCATCAAGTTCCGCCTGGCGACATTAGCCGACTGTGCCATGTGCCGGCTGCCGAAAGCGATCTCGCATTGGCCCTGGGCGATCAGATCGTAGCCCTGCCGCAGTGCGGTCAAGCGAAACGGCAAATCCGCGTCGGTAAAGGCGACGACCTGGCCCGTGGCCGCTAGCATT contains:
- a CDS encoding cupin domain-containing protein, yielding MIPYFVDKSQCSNHQIFPGVQIFTTHGDHLMLSLVEFEPHSVVEAHSHPHEQMGLMLEGEAEFIVGGESKIVRAGEMWRIPGGVVHKVIAGDKPVKALDVFYPIRDDYK
- a CDS encoding DUF1992 domain-containing protein is translated as MSQERGWMTGRAIGIVAEDKILAAQAAGHFDHMPGFGKPHPIFDEEYDPHWWIRRKLAHEGLTGPEQVRALRPDGS
- the cls gene encoding cardiolipin synthase; amino-acid sequence: MFDFFESIDWSTTLFIADWLIRLGLSLRVIMRGRPVGFTLAWLTVVLIFPIGGAVLYLMFGELRLGRRRAEWAARIHGPYRQWLADLNQRREVDWEPLGAACQSLSTLCDRAVGIPAMPANDVQLITDAGATFRSLVADIDAARRTVHLEFYIWAAGGDADLVVEALLRAAARGVICRVLVDAVGSKEFLASEPCRRLKDGGVALHAALPANLLRMLFYRLDLRMHRKIVVIDGEIAYTGSQNLVDPRFFKQNAGVGQWVDAMVRMRGPAVEALGVTFLEDWELETGEGIEQLQQTGDVHEVADAGASAVQVIPSGPVLPVQAIQAVLLSAIYSARRELVLTTPYFVPDELLLTALLSAAGRGVQVTIILPERVDSRLVRMASQAHKGELLAAGVRIMLFKGGLLHTKSVTVDDRLSLFGSLNLDPRSLQLNFEITMALYDPDFTGRLRALQNSYVDKSAAMDRKRWEKRSFAVRFVDNAARLLSPLL
- a CDS encoding glycosyltransferase family 87 protein, which codes for MSTIVYRLSDATNWWEILPVRGEKPTRLFQLAVSLWIVFFVVCGGKAVVSPVKHNSYSSFETGAELWLADLNMYQGSFYEFRYGPTFAFLFTPLTLLPMWLGSLLWMWFNLAAFAWALRALVRDILPGRWSPNQEGAFLILVLLATYRGFWTAQTNMLILTCLVAALLAVAQRRWAVAALFLAVPVHIKVWPAAAALLIIACWPRALTARFVAALVAVAALPLAIKWPWLVWARYADWHRALTGKMQIRHDYHDMWTLLEVFQRPDTTAYAIWQVSFGILVLASCLWQKQRGASTKQMSTFLLGIWAAWQLSFGPGTERATFGLIAPLTAWGLITAFSIERGRSLMLLAFGLTVLGGLGQVERALQPMFPLAAALHPLGIMVFAGWLLEYARDWRLPSFPMIARQHQRVPTIVSEPLPGMPAFASAA
- a CDS encoding HEAT repeat domain-containing protein, with product MPRSYCAVWLAGCIVALVASTTAAADKLSDSPQLVAPTEAISAAEQQKKFRLPPGFSIQLVAAEPEIRKPMNLNFDVHGRLYATQSEEYPFPAKEGEPRRDVIKRFDNIGADGRPANVVTVVQGLNIPIGLLPREDALIYYNIPEIYRAADPQHDGHYQPGQPIYSSFGFRDTHGMASSFTRWLDGWVYACHGFSNDSNVKGADGKAVKMNSGNTYRFRPDGSHIEQFTHGQVNPFGLAMDPLGNLYSSDCHTKPIYMLLRGAWYPSFGKPHDGLGYGPEMIEHFHGSTGIAGVVYYTADHFPAEYRDTVFIGNPVTGKINHDRFEQHGSSYKAIEQPDFIACDDPWFRPVDIKLGPDGALYIADFYNCIIGHYEVPLTHPRRDRSLGRIWRVVYTGTEKTPAAPPRSMPDLTGLRAEQLMDLLGDPNLTVRVLASERLTTLLGTGESVATSHRDLLKAAIGSTATDDAIAARRAHALWLAERALADGLPRDAVERLANDPSRLVRVHLVKALAERDDWSRSGDWFALVREKLKDTDPFVRRAAADALGRHPAAENVEPLLALWAETPGDDTHLIHTVRMALRDQLLLPGSYGSLAALVAAKPEYAARLADVSLGVRNGESAAYLLSFAETHALDDGPLAEYLHDAVRYTTDEQFADAMRRAQAVAAGSYSRQQSSLLSLARAAQERAKPVPAFTSDWAARVATVLLAQSDRPSVDRGIELARQLHVAPAFDALAVLAGRESKLPEARGAALDGCVAIDGGRALPIARTILTDAAEGMPMRQKAATVLAAMNLPDGRAALAEQLKAAPDRLAIEIARGLAGTADGGEALLAEVAAGRCSPRLLKDAAVEQKLAAAKLPELNDRLAKLTADLPPADARLAELVDARRAGFGKAQVDAVAGRQVFTKICAACHQLGGQGAKIGPGLDGVGLRGLDRLLEDTLDPSRNVDQAFRTTLINTTGGNVISGLLLREEGEVLVLADAQGKEIRLPRGEVEERSLSKLSPMPANVVDLIPEADYYNLLGFLLEQKQKTETASSN
- a CDS encoding dolichyl-phosphate beta-glucosyltransferase encodes the protein MARPRLRAGNLADSLPATDHEFTVILPAYNEERRLPKSLEELGQFLDATRLDYRVIVADDGSRDRTPELADGFGSRFSTVRLEQNGGKGRAIRTAMLAATGQVVAFTDADLPFRLTALRQGYDLIAQGQCEIAFGSRHMAQSANVARRNLMRRIASRAFHGVVKCLVSTDVTDTQCGLKLFSRRAAVEIFSRMTVDGFAFDTEVVLLARRLKLAHRCLPVTLVNEMASTVSLARHALPMLLDVVKMRARLDQLQLSPELPADWGRLSAPPARRAA
- a CDS encoding ChbG/HpnK family deacetylase, encoding MALTVVLHADDFGLNQAVTDGILRGFTHGLLTSTSVLANAPYAAPALAAWQQLARRGSDNWPSLTLRRELDDARRPADMGVHLNLTQGRPLTGEKYPAALLDREGRFPGIFALYATLRRSQGQRYAPQVRDELAAQIAWTVDHGVQPTHLNGHQYVELLPVVSGLLPELLSRFAIPTVRVALEPALARTTLAHGFRLREWMLARVKHYYARQFAASPATAIAAAPQCFFGTAHAGRLNLRTIDLFLSRAGSDQTVEIGMHPGLADERVRPNEISDGWHDPLSARRPEELALLESPRLAERLKSRRVTLGRLADLHRQIRRAAA